One window from the genome of [Mycobacterium] stephanolepidis encodes:
- a CDS encoding nucleoside deaminase, with protein sequence MTFPDDEALIRAALVAAGEAGVDDVPIGAVIYAADGTELARAANARERLGDPTAHAEVLALREAAARHGDGWRLEGATLAVTVEPCTMCAGALVLARVGRVVFGAWEPKTGAVGSLWDVVRDRRQAHRPEVRGGVLAEECAALLENFFAAKR encoded by the coding sequence GTGACGTTTCCAGACGACGAGGCGCTGATTCGCGCCGCATTGGTAGCCGCCGGGGAAGCCGGCGTCGACGATGTGCCGATCGGTGCGGTGATCTATGCCGCGGACGGTACCGAATTGGCGCGCGCCGCCAATGCTCGTGAACGCCTGGGTGATCCGACGGCGCATGCCGAGGTTCTCGCGCTGCGTGAGGCTGCGGCGAGACATGGCGACGGCTGGCGGCTGGAGGGTGCGACGCTGGCGGTGACCGTCGAACCGTGCACCATGTGCGCGGGGGCGTTGGTGCTGGCGCGTGTCGGCCGGGTGGTGTTCGGGGCGTGGGAGCCCAAAACCGGGGCCGTGGGATCGCTGTGGGATGTGGTGCGTGACCGACGCCAGGCGCACCGTCCCGAGGTGCGCGGCGGCGTGCTCGCCGAGGAGTGCGCGGCCCTGCTCGAGAACTTCTTCGCGGCTAAAAGGTAA
- a CDS encoding SRPBCC family protein, with translation MILLERSFAYTPLQVWRVMVDPDLWSLHTTGFRPEVGCRYRITHPAILGTRLLGTGDCTVVAADSGELLSVDFVGTVREGNPARWTISHRLTYADHGTTLTTYLKGVDINDHSEKVLMRIVADSTARSAHLLEEWLADRYRIPGKEYGGGGGI, from the coding sequence ATGATCTTGTTGGAGCGGTCCTTCGCCTACACGCCGCTTCAGGTGTGGCGTGTGATGGTCGATCCGGACCTGTGGTCACTGCACACCACCGGGTTCCGGCCCGAGGTCGGTTGCCGGTATCGCATCACCCACCCAGCCATCCTGGGTACCCGGCTGCTCGGCACCGGGGACTGCACGGTCGTTGCCGCGGATTCGGGCGAACTGCTGTCGGTGGACTTCGTCGGCACGGTGCGCGAGGGCAATCCGGCCCGCTGGACCATCAGCCACCGTCTCACGTACGCCGATCACGGGACCACCCTCACGACGTACCTCAAGGGGGTCGATATCAACGATCACTCCGAGAAGGTGCTGATGCGCATCGTGGCCGACAGTACGGCGCGATCCGCGCACCTGCTCGAAGAGTGGCTTGCGGATCGCTACCGGATACCCGGCAAAGAATATGGCGGTGGCGGAGGGATTTGA
- a CDS encoding prephenate dehydrogenase, producing MNAAEHDHQHPPICVLGLGLIGGSLVRAATAAGRHVWGYNRSAEGTEAARAAGFDATTDLDLTLRRARNAQALIVLAVPVPALSALLARIAELAPECPLTDVTSVKSAVLQEVSAHGLVQRFVGGHPMAGTTESGWGAGDAKLFRDATWVVSVDDDVDPQVFAQVTRLALDCGSVVVPARSDEHDAAAAAISHLPHLLAEALAVTADGVPLAYSLAAGSFRDGTRVAATDPSLVRAMCESNPHGVLPALEEAMALLAATWNTLNAENSVELLVEAGYAARQRYEAHTRFDISGVSRADADWRERLAEAGRQGGVLRVVP from the coding sequence GTGAACGCCGCCGAACACGACCACCAACACCCCCCGATCTGCGTACTTGGCCTCGGACTCATCGGCGGATCCCTGGTCCGCGCGGCCACCGCCGCCGGGCGGCACGTCTGGGGGTACAACCGCTCCGCCGAGGGCACCGAGGCCGCGCGGGCTGCCGGTTTCGATGCCACCACCGATCTGGACCTGACGCTGCGGCGCGCGCGCAACGCCCAGGCACTCATCGTGCTCGCGGTACCGGTCCCGGCCCTGTCCGCGCTCCTGGCCCGCATTGCGGAGCTGGCCCCGGAATGTCCGCTCACTGATGTCACCAGCGTGAAATCTGCTGTACTGCAAGAGGTATCCGCGCATGGTTTGGTGCAGCGATTCGTCGGTGGGCATCCCATGGCGGGCACAACAGAATCGGGCTGGGGTGCCGGGGACGCGAAGCTTTTCCGTGACGCGACGTGGGTCGTCAGCGTTGACGACGACGTCGATCCGCAGGTGTTCGCACAGGTGACTCGGCTGGCCCTGGACTGTGGGTCCGTGGTGGTTCCGGCCCGCTCGGATGAGCACGATGCGGCCGCCGCGGCCATCTCGCACCTGCCACACCTGCTCGCCGAAGCCCTGGCCGTCACCGCCGACGGGGTGCCGCTGGCCTACTCACTGGCTGCCGGATCCTTCCGGGACGGCACGCGGGTCGCTGCCACCGACCCGTCACTGGTACGCGCCATGTGCGAATCGAATCCGCACGGCGTGCTGCCGGCCCTGGAGGAGGCCATGGCACTGCTGGCGGCGACGTGGAACACCCTGAACGCGGAGAATTCGGTCGAGCTGCTGGTAGAGGCCGGCTACGCCGCGCGGCAACGCTACGAGGCGCACACGCGGTTCGATATCAGCGGCGTCAGCCGAGCGGATGCCGACTGGCGCGAGCGGCTCGCCGAAGCCGGGCGGCAGGGCGGCGTGCTGCGGGTCGTCCCCTAA
- a CDS encoding tRNA adenosine deaminase-associated protein, with protein MDAQRAKAAGPSAESLEGFGVAVVREEGRWRVTSLKAGALTDLAAAETELRELRSAGAVFGLLDVDEEFFIIIRPAPSGTHLLISDATAAVDYDIAVEVLDRLNIPVPELDSDELDEVDPWEEGDLGLLSDIGLPEPVLSVILSETDLYPDEQLGMIAARMGFADEFGAVLDKLDR; from the coding sequence ATGGACGCACAACGTGCCAAGGCCGCAGGGCCCAGCGCCGAAAGCCTGGAGGGCTTCGGCGTGGCCGTCGTTCGTGAAGAGGGCCGCTGGCGGGTGACATCGTTGAAGGCCGGGGCGCTCACCGATTTGGCGGCGGCTGAAACCGAGTTACGTGAATTGCGCAGCGCTGGTGCGGTGTTCGGCCTGCTGGATGTCGACGAGGAATTCTTCATCATCATCCGCCCGGCGCCCTCGGGAACGCACCTGCTGATTTCCGATGCCACGGCGGCGGTTGACTATGACATCGCCGTCGAGGTGCTCGACAGGCTGAATATTCCTGTCCCGGAGCTCGATTCCGATGAGCTGGACGAAGTCGATCCGTGGGAGGAAGGCGATCTGGGCCTGCTCTCCGATATCGGGCTGCCCGAGCCGGTGCTCAGTGTGATTCTCAGCGAGACCGACCTTTACCCGGATGAGCAGCTCGGCATGATCGCCGCGCGTATGGGCTTTGCCGACGAGTTCGGTGCGGTGCTCGACAAGCTGGATCGGTGA